CGACCGAACGCACCCTGTCGTCGCTGGCGACCGTGGTCAACGGCGGGGGGCTGGGTCAGATCGGCGACATCATCCACAACTTCAACACCGCGCTGTCCGGTCGCGAACCGCAGATCCGGGAACTGCTCACGCGGCTGGACAACTTCGTCGGCGTGCTCGATACCCAGCGTGACAACATCATCGCCTCCATCGATCAGCTCAATCGCGTCGCGGGCACCTTCGCCGGTCAGCGCGAGGACATCAACCGCGCACTGCGCGACATCCCGCCGGCGTTGGAGGTGCTCATCAAGGAGCGGCCGAGGTTGACCACCGCGTTGACCAAGCTCGGCCAATTCGGTGATACGGCAGCGGATCTGGTCAACACGGCCGGCGACGACCTGGTCAAGGATCTGGAGAACCTCGGGCCGGTACTCGGGGCGCTCGCCGACATCGGCCCTGACCTCAACCTCGCGCTGTTGTGGGCGACGGCGTTCCCGTACGGTCCGACGTTCGCCGACCGGATCACCCGCGGTGACTACATCAACCTGTTCGCGACGTTCGACCTGACCTACCCGCGGCTGAAGAAAACGTTGCTGCTGGGCACGCGCTGGGGTGATGAGAACGCGAGATTGATTCCGGCGCCCGGCGATCCGTACTTCCTGAACTACTCGTACAACCCGATGACCCTGGGGGTGGCGCCACCGCCGGCCACCGCACCGCCGACTGACGGTCCGCCGTCGGGCACGGCGCCCGCGGCGCCCATACAGGCGGCTACCGGACCGCTGCTGCCCGTCGCACCGCCGCCGCCCGCCGCCCCGTGGTTGCCGCAGCCCGCGGCCATCAGCCCGTCGCAGATCTTCGCGGGACCGTACGGACCGGAAGCACCGGCGGCGGCCCAACCGACCCCGGGAGGCGGTGGCTGATGCTCACCCGCTTTGTACGGAATCAGCTGATCATCTTCACGATCGCTTCGATCGTCGGTGTGACGGTGATGTTGTTCGCCTACATGCAGGTGCCGACGTTGCTGGGCATCGGCAGGCTCAAGGTCACCCTGGAGTTGCCGGCCGCCGGCGGGTTGTACCGCTTCGGCAACGTCACCTACCGCGGCGTCCAGATCGGAAAGGTCACCGAGGTCAACCTGACCGAGACCGGCGCAGAGGCGACGCTGTCGCTCGACACCTCGCCCAAGATCCCCGCCGACCTGCAGGCCGAGGTGCGCAGTGTGTCGGCCGTCGGCGAGCAGTACGTCGATTTGCGCCCGCGCACCGACTCCGGGCCGTACCTGCAGGACGGATCGCGGATCCCGGTCGCGGACACCACGATTCCGCAGGAGGTCGGGCCGGTTCTGGAAGGGATCAACAAGCTCGTCGGTAGCATCCCCGAGGACCGGATCTCCGACCTGCTCGACGAGTCGTTCAAGGCGTTCAACGGTGCTGGGCCGGACTTCCAGTCCCTGATGGACTCGGCCGCCAGGGTCAGCGCCGACGCCAACGGTGTCTCCGACCAGACCCGCGCGCTGATCGACGACAGCGGACCGCTGCTCGATTCGCAGGCTGAAACCGCGGATTCGATTCGGACGTGGGCGAGGAGCCTGGCCGGCGTGACCGGACAACTCCAGCAGAATGATCCGCAGATCCGGACTCTGTTGCAGCAGGGCCCGGGGTTCGCGCAAGAGGTTTCGACCCTCCTCAACGAGCTCAAGCCGACGCTGCCGATCCTGCTGGCCAACCTGACCACCGTCGGTCAGGTGCTGCTGAAGTACAACCCGTCGCTCGAGCAGCTGCTAGTGATCTTCCCCGGCATCATCGCCGCGCAGCAGTCATTCGGTCTTCCGCAGAACAACCCCACCGGCCTGCCGACCGGTGACTTCGCGATCACCATCAACGACCCGCCGCCGTGCACGGTCGGGTTCCTTCCGCCATCAAGCTGGCGATCCCCTGAAGACATGACCTCGATCGACACCCCCGACGGGCTGTACTGCAAATTGCCACAGGATTCCCCGATCGCGGTCCGCGGCGCGCGCAACTATCCCTGCATGGGGCATCCGGGCAAGCGTGCGCCGACCGTCGAGCTCTGCAACGACCCCAAAGGCTATGTGCCGCTTGCCATGCGCCAGCACACGCTGGGCGCCTACCCGATCGATCCGAACCTGATCTCGCAGGGCATCCCGCCGGACGATCGGACCGACTTCTCCGAGCGGCTCTACGCACCCGTGGAGGGGACGCCGCTGCCGCCGGGCGCCGCACCGTCGGGCACGCCACCGGGCATGCCGCCGCCGCCACCGCCTGTGGCCGGTGCCCCCGCGGCCGACCAGGCGCCGCCGTCGGTCGCGCCTGCGCCCGTCGCCCCGCCGCCTCCGCCAGGCAACTCCCTCAACGGCGCGCCGATTCCGGCGCCACCGGGCGGAAACGGTGCGTTGCCGGTAGCGCCGAGCGCCCACGGCACCAGCGGATCCGGCGGACCCTCCGTGGCCGTGACACATTACAACCCGCAGACCGGGGGTTACATGACCCCCGAGGGGGCGTTGGAGCGCACGAATCTGCCGAGTAGCGAACCGAAGTCGTGGAAGGACCTGCTACCGACGTAGGCGGTGACCCGTTCTGCGGTCACGCCGGCCGCAGACCGGGGGTCGGCCAGGTCAGACCCGCTCCATCCGGACCGGCATCTCGATCACCACCGGCTGATTGCGTCCGCAGGCGCCGCTGGGCGCCTTGGTGTTGTCGCGGCCCATGAGGAAGTTCGTGTTCTTGACGTTGCGCTCGTTTCGGGCCGGGTCGAAGCCCGAGAGAATGAACTTCTGGTGACCGGGCGCGAAACTGCCGTCGGGGCAAGGCAACCAGTTCGGAATGTCGTGGTCGACGTACCAGTAATCCTTCAGGCGGATCGTCGCGGTCCAGCCGCGGTCGCTCTTGACCTCACCGATGCACTCGATCGGGCTGACACACTGCGTGCTCACGGTCCACGTCTGGACGACGGTCTGCTGGTCGATGAAGACGTCGGCGCCGCCGGGCGCCATGCCCACCTTCGCCCACTCGCCGTCGGACAAAACGCGGTAGGTGCCGTTGAGCGCGACGCCAAAGTCGTTCGCGTGTGCCGGGGTTGCAGTGCCCAGACCTGCCAGCAAGGTGATTGCCGCGGCGCCCGCGGCCAGCCCAACTCCACGCATGTGCAGAGTTTATCGTGGCCGGTAGCTGTGCTCTTCGAAAGGGAGAATTTCGTTCTGGCGGTATGGAACAATGGCCCGGTGCGAAGCCTCGCCGCAGTGTTCGCTGCTGCTCTGATGTCCGGTGTGTGGCTGATCGGTGCGCCGCCGGCGGGCGCGCAACCCCCGTTGCCGCCACTGCCGCCGCCGGGGTCCGAGTGCCACCACCCGAACTGCACTCCCGGAATCCAGCCGAACATCGTGCTGGGGTCGTACTGCAACAACACCACCTATTACGTGTTCGGGGTGACGTCGTGGGGACGGCTGGTGTTCTGCGGATCGCCGCGGCGCTACGAGCCGCGGTGGTTCCGGCCGCCGGAGATGCACGGCATCAAGCTCGAGAACGATCTGTGCCCTGCCATGGAGGGCGAAGTCGCTCAGGCACCCGACGGCCTGTTTTTGACCTGTGTGGCCAAGGACGGTCGGTCCTACTGGGAACGCGGCGACCTGTAATCCGCCGCTCGGGCAACGAGATGCACACAGATCGCCGAAACCGCGCGGAATGCGATCTCCCCGCAGTTTCGACGATTGAGGATCAGCCGATCGGCTTGAACTCGATGTTGATCTCGGTGAGCCCGCGCAGGATGAACGTCGGCTCGTAGACGTACTGGCGGGAGTCGATCGGGCCGTGCTTCTCCTCGCTGACCGTGATGTCGCCCAGCCGGTCCAGCAGGCGCTCGATCGACACCCGGCCCTCAACGCGCGCCAGCGGGGCGCCGGGGCACGAATGGATGCCGCGGCTGAACGCGATGTGCTCGCGCACGTTCTTGCGGTCCAGCTGGAATTCGTGGGGGTTGTCGAAGCGGTTGGGATCGCGGTTGGCCGCGCCGGGGCTGACCATCACCGTGGTACCCGCCGGCACCGGAGTCTCGCCGAGAGTCGTTGTCTTGCGGGCCATTCGGAACACGCTCTTGACCGGGCTGTCCATCCGTAGGCACTCCTCGACGAAGACCGGGATGAGGCTGCGGTCGTCGCGCAGCTGCTGCTGGATGTCGGGCCGGTCAGACAGCACCCGCATCGCGGAGCCGAGCAGCTTGGCGGTGGTTTCCTGGCCGGCGGCGAACAGGAACGTCGCGGTGCGCACCACGTCGACCACCTCGGGCGTCGAACCGTCCGGGTACTTCGCGGTCGCGATCGAGGTCAGCACGTCGTCGCGTGGGTTCTCGCGCCGCTCTTCGATGTAGCTCGCGAACTTCTCGTCAGCCCACGCAAGCGGGTTGGTGGCGATCACCTCGTGGTCGAGCCCGCCGATGTTGGTGCCCGGCCGCTCGGCGCCGAACGCCTCGCGGAAGTCCTCGTGATCGGATTCGGGGACACCCAGCAGGTCGGCAACCACCAACAGCGAGAACGGCTTTGCGTACGCGGCGAGGAACTCACACTTGCCGTCGGCGATGAACTCGTCGATGTGGCGGTCGGCGAGGCGCCACATGAAGTCCTCGTTCTCCTTGAGCCGCTTGGGCGTCAGCAACCGGGCCAGGATGGACCGCGCGTCGGTGTGCTGCGGCGGGTCCATCGTCACCATGTGCTCGAACATCGGGATCTCGGTGCGGTGCTTCTCCAGCTGCTCGCAGATGTCGTCGCCCTCGGGGGTGAACGGCATCGGCGTGAACGGGCCCATCACCGCGACGCACGACGAGAAGTTCTCGCTGTCTTTGTAGACGCTGTTGGCGGCCTCCCACCCCGTCACCGCGAGTACGCCGTTGGTGATCGGACAGCACACCGGATCCTTTGCCCGGATGTGGTCGTAGTAGGGGTGCGGGTCGGGAACCAGGGAGGGGTCGGTGAAGTAGTCAACCGAATCGAAATCTGTGGTCATGGTCTGTTCGCCCTCCAGGGTCGACGCTTACCTGCGTGGTGATGAGCGGACGCCGCCGCTCGCGGGAACACATTGGCTGAATATGCTGAGCACTTGCTTAGCATGGGGTTAAGGTCAGGGTCAAGATCGCGCGACGGGTCGCCACTACGATCGGCGTGTCGGAACGGGCGGGAAAGTGAAGTGAAGCCATGACGAGCGCTTCCGGGTCGGCGCGACGCATCGGGGCGCCGGATGCGAAGAACCGCGGCGTGCTGCTCGACGCGGCCGAACAACTCCTCCTCGAAGAGGGGTACGCCGCGGTCACCTCGCGCCGCATCGCAGAGAAGGCCGGCTTGAAACCCCAACTCGTGCATTACTACTTCCGGACCATGGAGGACTTGTTCCTGGCGGTGTTCCGGCGGATGGCCGAAGCGGGTCTGGAGGTGCTCACCGAAGCGCTGGCGTCGCCGCAGCCGCTGTGGGCGCTGTGGCGGTTCAGCACCCAGCCCGAGGCCACCCGGCTGACGATGGAGTTCATGGGGCTGGCCAACCACCGCAAGGCGCTGCGCAGCGAGATCGTCTACTACGCCGAACGGTTCCGTGAGGAGCAGAACAAGGCGATCGCCGCGGCGCTCAAGCGGTACGGCGTCGAGTCCACCGATGTGCCGCCGGTCGTCTGGACCGTGTTCGCGACCAGCGTGTCGCAGAGCCTGGTGGTCGAGCGGGCGCTCGGCATGTCGACGGGTCACGCCGAGACGTTCGCGTTCTGCGAGGCGTGGATTCGCCGGCTGGAGGGAGACCCGCTTCCGGCGGGCAGTGCGAAATAGGCCGGCAGTCACCAGCTTCGGATCGAACAGAGCGCACCCTTCGGGCCCTGGTTCGTGGCCACGACCACCCCGTCCACCGCAAGCACGCAGTGGATGTTCGGTTTTGCCTCGCCAGGACCGCTGGTCGCGGTGACCATCGCCCACTGATCGGGATCGGCCAGTTGCACGTCGAGATTCCACTGCTGATCCGGCCCGATCTGCGCCTTGGCCTTCGGGCTGAACGAGTACGGATTGTGGCTGTAGGCAGCCCAGTTCGGCGGGTCGACGTCGCGGTAGTAGATGTCGACGTAGAACGGCTGCTCGGCGAACACGGTGTACTTCACATTGCGCAGCGGCGGCGGAGGCGGCCCCTGGGCGGCCGACGGGGCGGCCAGGGGGGTGACCACAGCCAACACGCCGCCGGCCGTCACGGCGGCAGCGAGTAACGTCGTCGTGACCCGGTGGCGGGAGGTGCGCGGGAAGATCATTTCCGAATTTTAGAACGTTGTTTCCCGGACAGGACCTGATTCAGCAACCGCATCTACCGCGACAGGATCGTCGCCGACGCGGTGCCAGGCGCCCCGTACACCTGCGCGAGCCCGACCTTCGGCTCGCCGGGCACCTGGCGGTCGCCTGCCTCCCCGCGCAACTGGCGGACCAGCTCGTGGACCTGGCGCAGCCCGGAGGCGCCGATGGGCTCGCCGTTGGCGATGAGGCCGCCGTCGGTGTTGACGGGCAGCGAGCCGTGGATCTCGGTGGCGCCGTCGGCGAGCAGCTTCTCCTGTTCGCCGTCCGCGCACAGACCGGTCTCGGCCATGTGGATCACCTCGGCGCCGGCGTCGGTGTCCTGCAGCTGCGCGATGTCGACGTCCTCGGGTCCGATCCCGGCCGCCTCGTATGCGGCCTTGGCCGCATACACGGTCGGGGAGGCGTCCTCGTCGAGCGGCGCGGAGGTCGCGTGGACCTCGTAGGCGCCGAACCGGCGGGTGCGGATCTCGGAGGCCCGCACGTAGACCGGCTTGTCGGTGAACCGATGCGCGATGTCGCCGCGGCACATGATGACCGCGGCCGCGCCCTCGTCGGGTGCGCAGAACATGTACTGCGTCAGCGGGTAGTTCAGCACTGTCGAGTTGAGGATCTCGTCGACCGAGATCTCCTTGCGCCGAAAGGCGTTCGGGTTCAGCGCACCGTTGCGGAAGTTCTTGTTCGCCACCCGCGCGAGCGTCTCCTGCGAGATGCCGTGCTTGTGGATGTAGTGGTTGGCCTTCATCCCGAAGAACTTCGTCGTGACGAACTGGCCGTTCTCCGCGTACCACTGGGGCAGCGCCAACTTGGCGGGGTCGTCGGTGAAGGCGCCACGCGGGTGCTTGTCCAGACCGATCGCGATGCCGATGTCGTACTTGCCGAGCCGGATCGTGTCGGCGGTCTGCTGGATCGCCGACGCGGCGGTGGCGCAGGCGTTGAAGACGTTGGTGAACGTGATCCCGGTGAGCCCGACGAGCCGGGTGACGGCGTCGGGGTTGGACACCTCGTAGCTGCCGCCGAAGCCGAACTGGATGTCCTTCCACTCCACGTTCGCGTCGGTGAGCGCGGCCTGGATGGCCTCGGCGCCCATCTCCATGGCGGTCTTGTCGAACCGGCCGAACGGGTGCAGGCCCACACCGATGATCGCGACTGAATTGTCCGCGGTGCTCATTGTCGTGGTCCTTCCTAGACCGGCTGGAACGCGAAGGTGACGACCTCTTTGCCCTCGTCGTCAGTGGTGAACGGGATCATCGTCAGCTCGACCTCCTGGCCGAACTGCAGCTTGGCCGGGTCGTTCTCGGTCAGCCGTCCTTCGACCCGGATCACGTCCCCGAGTTGCACCAACCCGACGCCGAAGGGCACGAAGTCCTTGCCGGTCGGCCCCTTGTACGGCGCGCCGGGCGGAAACCCCTGCGTGGTCCAGGCGATGAGGGTGCCGCGGCGCGGGAGCAGCACCTCCGACATCTCACCGGCGCTGCATTTCGGGCAGCGCTGCTGGACGGGAAACGTGGTGGCATCGCACTTGGCGCACTTGCTGCCGATGAGCTGCGGGTCCTCATCGGGCCAGGTCGAGATTTCCGGTGCGAGCGCAATCTGAGTCGACACGCGGTTGACGATAACCGGAAATGACGTTCTCGTCTAGAGAGAACCAGGGGTCGTCAGAGGGGTTCCCGGCTGTTAGCCTCCGGATGTGGACGCTGACAAGACGCAGATCTCTGAGGTGCTCATCCGGTACGCGACCGGCATCGACGCCAAGGACTGGGCGCTGTTTCGCACCTGCTGGACCGACGAGGTCGACATCGACTACGGCGATCTGGGGACCTTCACCGACGCGGACGCGTTCACCGATCTGATGCAGCAGATCCACGGCGGAATGGGCCAGACGTATCACCGGATCTCCAACATCGCGGTCGACCTCGACGGTGACCGGGCGACGGCGCGGTCCTACGTGCACGCGGTGCTGATGGCGGTTCCCGGCGACTCCAACAGTTGGATCGACGCACTCGGCCACTACGACGACGCCCTCGTCCGCACTGCAGACGGTTGGCGAATCAGCAAGCGCACCACGAACATCGCGCGCGTGCTGAGCGCGGCCGGCGTCGCGCCGTGACCGTCTCCGGCGACTCGTCGTTCGCGGCACGCTACGGGCCCTGGGCCGTGATCGCCGGCGCGTCGGAGGGCATCGGCGCCGCCCTCGCCGACCAACTCGGTGCACTCGGACTGAACGTGGTGCTGATCGCGCGCAACGCTGCCCTGCTCGACGAAGTCGCCGCCGGCGTCCGCGAGCGGCACGGTGTGCAGACGCGGGCAGTCGCCCAGGACTTGACGGCCGCCGACGCGGCCACCGCAATCGCCGGGGCCACAGATGGCCTCGACGTCGGGCTGCTGGTCTACAACGCGGGCGCCTCGGATCGCACCACTCCGTTCCTGCACAACGACATCGACTACTCGCTGCATCAGGTGGCGCTGGACTGCATCGCCCCGATGGCGCTGGCCCGTCATTTCGGCCCACCGATGTGCGACCGCGGCCGCGGCGGCATCGTGATCGTCGCGTCGCTGGCCTGCCTGGCGGGCTCGGCCACCCTCGCGGTGTACTCGGCGGTCAAGGCGTTTCAGCACACCTTCGCCGAGGGCTTGTGGGCCGAGTTGCGTCCGCACGGTGTCGACGTGTGCTGCACCCCGCTCGGCATGACGTACACGCCGGCGCTGGCGCGGATGGGTGTCGAGTACGACCCGCAGACGCAGATGCTCTCCGAGGACGTGGCCGCCGAGATCATCGCCAATGTCGGCAACGGGCCCACCTACGTCGTCGGCGAGCACAACCGCGCCGTGGCGGAGCAGGTGTGGACGGTCGACCGGCGCACCCTCGTGGAGATGATCAGCGCCGCCTCAACACAATTCGCCGAGAGCAGGAAACACTGATGCGCGCGGTGGTGTTGCGCGGCGGCGAGTTGCACGTGCGCGAGACCGCCGACCCGGTGCCCGGCCCGGGGGAGCTGCTGATCAAACCGCTGTCGGCGGCGATCTGCGCGTCGGACGTGCACTACATGGATCACCCGAACTCCGCCCCGCGATTCGTCTGGGACGCCGACCGCGACACGGTGATGGGCCACGAGTTCATCGGCGAGGTCGTCGGCCACGGTCCCGACTGCTCCGACGAGTTCCCTGTCGGCAGCCGGGTCACCAGCATGCCGATCCTGATCAGGGCCGGACAGGAGCCGTTGGTGATCGGGCACCACCCCGACGCACACGGCGCGTTCGGCGAGCTCATGGTCGTCTCGGAGATGATGTCGCGGCGGGTCCCCGACGGTGTGCCCGACGACGCGGTGGCGCTGGTCGACGCGTTCGCTGTCGGCGAGTTCTACGTCCGGTGCTCAGGGGTCAAATCCGGTGAGCTGCCACTGGTTCTCGGCGCAGGCGCCATCGGCCTGTCGACGGTGGCTGCGCTGCGGGCGCGCGGCGTCAGCCCGATCGTGGTGTCGGACTACAGCGACGAGCGGCTGGCCTATGCCGCCACGTTCGGCGCCGACGTGCTCGTCAACCCCGCCCACCGCGACCCCTACGAGGCGTGGCAGGATACGTTCCGCGCGAACAACTTCCAGACCACCCAGGTGATCTTCGAATGCGTCGGCAAGAACGGCTTGCTGCAGTCGGTGGTCGACTCCTGCGAGTTCCTGGCCCGGGTGCACGCGGCGGGCGGCTGGTACGACGCAGGCGCCATCGACTGCACCGCCGCGACGCACAAGGGTGTGACGATCCAGTTCGGCGGCGGGCCGCACCCCCAGGATTGGTACGGCACGCTCGCCGCGGTCACCGAGGGCCGACTCGACCCGGTGCCCAGCATCGGGGCGACGATTGGGCTCGACGAGGTGCCCGCCGCGATCGATCAGGTCCGCAAGGGGCAGGGGCCGCCCCGAATCGTCGTGCGTCCGAACGGATCGTGATGATGCTGCCCGGCCCGATCCGCCAGATCGGATACGTCGTGACCGACATCGACCGGGCCATCGCGAGTTGGCTCCAACTCGGGGTCGGCCCGTGGTTCGTCATGCGCGACCTGACGCTGACCGCCCAGTACCGCGGCCATCCGTGCGAGGTGACCCAGTCGCTGGCCCTGAGCAACAGCGGGGAACTGCAGATCGAACTGATCCAGCAGCAGAGCACCGGGCCGAGCGTGTTCACCGAGTTCCTCAATTCGAAAGGCGAGGGATTCCATCAATTCGCCTACTGGGCCGACGATTTCGACGCGACACTCGCTGCCTTGACCCAGGCCGGGTGGGCCGTCGTGTGGCGCGGCGGCGAGGACGTCGGCACCCGCTTCGCCTACGTCGAGCCGCCCGCAGGCACGGCGCCCGTCGCACAGGTCATCGAGATCATGGAGCTGACCGAGATCACGCGCGGCATGGCGGATTTCGTCAGAGACGCCGCCGCGAACTGGGACGGGACCGACCCGGTCCGCGTCCTCGGCGGGTAACTTTCTCCCGGCGAGCAGTCGCGAAATGTCCTATTTTCGGTGGTTTTCCGGTCATTTCGCGACTGCTCGAGAGAGGAAAACGAGGTGCCCTGCTACTTGGCGCGGTTCATCGCCTTGTCGGCGGCCGCCCAATGCTCGTCGGACACCCACAACCGCGCGAACGCCGCGACCGCCTCGTCGGTCGACGCGCCCTTCATCACCCGCTTGATCTCGCCCGCCGCGCGGTGGGCGAGCTTGCGCGCGATGGCGCGCCAGTCGTCGTCGAACGTCTCGCGGGGTAGCACCCGATCGATCAGCCCGAGCCGCTCGGCCTCGGCGGCGCTCAGGATCTGGCCGGTGCCGGCCAGCAGCAGGGCCTGGCTGTAGCCAACCAGCGGCACCAGTCGCTCCGCGCCGCCCCACGCGGGCATGATCTCGAGCGCCACCTGGTTGAAGCCGATCTTGATGTCGGACGCCGCCAGCCGGATGTCGGCCGCGGTCGCGAACTCCGCGCCGCCGCCGAGCGCATGGCCGTTGAGTACCGCGACCGTCACACCGGGGAACGCCACGATGCGGTCGCAGACCGCGCGCATCTGCCGCGCCATCGCGGCCGCATCCTCCTCGGTGCGCAGCGCGGCCAGCTGTTTGAGGTCACCGCCGGACACGAACGCACGGTCGCCCGCGCCCTTGACCACGAGCGCCGTCGCCCCCTGCGCACCGTCGAGGGCAGCGTCGAGCTGCTCCATGGTCTCGGGAGCAATCGCGTTGCGGGCCTGCGGGCGGTCGATGGTGATGACCGCCAAGCCGTCGTCCAACTCGAGGT
The window above is part of the Mycolicibacterium rutilum genome. Proteins encoded here:
- a CDS encoding cytochrome P450, which produces MTTDFDSVDYFTDPSLVPDPHPYYDHIRAKDPVCCPITNGVLAVTGWEAANSVYKDSENFSSCVAVMGPFTPMPFTPEGDDICEQLEKHRTEIPMFEHMVTMDPPQHTDARSILARLLTPKRLKENEDFMWRLADRHIDEFIADGKCEFLAAYAKPFSLLVVADLLGVPESDHEDFREAFGAERPGTNIGGLDHEVIATNPLAWADEKFASYIEERRENPRDDVLTSIATAKYPDGSTPEVVDVVRTATFLFAAGQETTAKLLGSAMRVLSDRPDIQQQLRDDRSLIPVFVEECLRMDSPVKSVFRMARKTTTLGETPVPAGTTVMVSPGAANRDPNRFDNPHEFQLDRKNVREHIAFSRGIHSCPGAPLARVEGRVSIERLLDRLGDITVSEEKHGPIDSRQYVYEPTFILRGLTEINIEFKPIG
- a CDS encoding enoyl-CoA hydratase/isomerase family protein, with amino-acid sequence MVDLELDDGLAVITIDRPQARNAIAPETMEQLDAALDGAQGATALVVKGAGDRAFVSGGDLKQLAALRTEEDAAAMARQMRAVCDRIVAFPGVTVAVLNGHALGGGAEFATAADIRLAASDIKIGFNQVALEIMPAWGGAERLVPLVGYSQALLLAGTGQILSAAEAERLGLIDRVLPRETFDDDWRAIARKLAHRAAGEIKRVMKGASTDEAVAAFARLWVSDEHWAAADKAMNRAK
- a CDS encoding Rv2253/PknI dimerization domain-containing protein — encoded protein: MRGVGLAAGAAAITLLAGLGTATPAHANDFGVALNGTYRVLSDGEWAKVGMAPGGADVFIDQQTVVQTWTVSTQCVSPIECIGEVKSDRGWTATIRLKDYWYVDHDIPNWLPCPDGSFAPGHQKFILSGFDPARNERNVKNTNFLMGRDNTKAPSGACGRNQPVVIEMPVRMERV
- a CDS encoding TetR/AcrR family transcriptional regulator; protein product: MTSASGSARRIGAPDAKNRGVLLDAAEQLLLEEGYAAVTSRRIAEKAGLKPQLVHYYFRTMEDLFLAVFRRMAEAGLEVLTEALASPQPLWALWRFSTQPEATRLTMEFMGLANHRKALRSEIVYYAERFREEQNKAIAAALKRYGVESTDVPPVVWTVFATSVSQSLVVERALGMSTGHAETFAFCEAWIRRLEGDPLPAGSAK
- a CDS encoding SDR family NAD(P)-dependent oxidoreductase, with the translated sequence MTVSGDSSFAARYGPWAVIAGASEGIGAALADQLGALGLNVVLIARNAALLDEVAAGVRERHGVQTRAVAQDLTAADAATAIAGATDGLDVGLLVYNAGASDRTTPFLHNDIDYSLHQVALDCIAPMALARHFGPPMCDRGRGGIVIVASLACLAGSATLAVYSAVKAFQHTFAEGLWAELRPHGVDVCCTPLGMTYTPALARMGVEYDPQTQMLSEDVAAEIIANVGNGPTYVVGEHNRAVAEQVWTVDRRTLVEMISAASTQFAESRKH
- a CDS encoding zinc-binding dehydrogenase; this translates as MRAVVLRGGELHVRETADPVPGPGELLIKPLSAAICASDVHYMDHPNSAPRFVWDADRDTVMGHEFIGEVVGHGPDCSDEFPVGSRVTSMPILIRAGQEPLVIGHHPDAHGAFGELMVVSEMMSRRVPDGVPDDAVALVDAFAVGEFYVRCSGVKSGELPLVLGAGAIGLSTVAALRARGVSPIVVSDYSDERLAYAATFGADVLVNPAHRDPYEAWQDTFRANNFQTTQVIFECVGKNGLLQSVVDSCEFLARVHAAGGWYDAGAIDCTAATHKGVTIQFGGGPHPQDWYGTLAAVTEGRLDPVPSIGATIGLDEVPAAIDQVRKGQGPPRIVVRPNGS
- a CDS encoding Zn-ribbon domain-containing OB-fold protein; protein product: MVNRVSTQIALAPEISTWPDEDPQLIGSKCAKCDATTFPVQQRCPKCSAGEMSEVLLPRRGTLIAWTTQGFPPGAPYKGPTGKDFVPFGVGLVQLGDVIRVEGRLTENDPAKLQFGQEVELTMIPFTTDDEGKEVVTFAFQPV
- a CDS encoding nuclear transport factor 2 family protein, whose amino-acid sequence is MDADKTQISEVLIRYATGIDAKDWALFRTCWTDEVDIDYGDLGTFTDADAFTDLMQQIHGGMGQTYHRISNIAVDLDGDRATARSYVHAVLMAVPGDSNSWIDALGHYDDALVRTADGWRISKRTTNIARVLSAAGVAP
- a CDS encoding thiolase family protein; translation: MSTADNSVAIIGVGLHPFGRFDKTAMEMGAEAIQAALTDANVEWKDIQFGFGGSYEVSNPDAVTRLVGLTGITFTNVFNACATAASAIQQTADTIRLGKYDIGIAIGLDKHPRGAFTDDPAKLALPQWYAENGQFVTTKFFGMKANHYIHKHGISQETLARVANKNFRNGALNPNAFRRKEISVDEILNSTVLNYPLTQYMFCAPDEGAAAVIMCRGDIAHRFTDKPVYVRASEIRTRRFGAYEVHATSAPLDEDASPTVYAAKAAYEAAGIGPEDVDIAQLQDTDAGAEVIHMAETGLCADGEQEKLLADGATEIHGSLPVNTDGGLIANGEPIGASGLRQVHELVRQLRGEAGDRQVPGEPKVGLAQVYGAPGTASATILSR
- a CDS encoding MCE family protein translates to MLTRFVRNQLIIFTIASIVGVTVMLFAYMQVPTLLGIGRLKVTLELPAAGGLYRFGNVTYRGVQIGKVTEVNLTETGAEATLSLDTSPKIPADLQAEVRSVSAVGEQYVDLRPRTDSGPYLQDGSRIPVADTTIPQEVGPVLEGINKLVGSIPEDRISDLLDESFKAFNGAGPDFQSLMDSAARVSADANGVSDQTRALIDDSGPLLDSQAETADSIRTWARSLAGVTGQLQQNDPQIRTLLQQGPGFAQEVSTLLNELKPTLPILLANLTTVGQVLLKYNPSLEQLLVIFPGIIAAQQSFGLPQNNPTGLPTGDFAITINDPPPCTVGFLPPSSWRSPEDMTSIDTPDGLYCKLPQDSPIAVRGARNYPCMGHPGKRAPTVELCNDPKGYVPLAMRQHTLGAYPIDPNLISQGIPPDDRTDFSERLYAPVEGTPLPPGAAPSGTPPGMPPPPPPVAGAPAADQAPPSVAPAPVAPPPPPGNSLNGAPIPAPPGGNGALPVAPSAHGTSGSGGPSVAVTHYNPQTGGYMTPEGALERTNLPSSEPKSWKDLLPT
- a CDS encoding MCE family protein yields the protein MIRDHVTRLAVAGMSLAVTLTGCSFQGVNSLPLPGAVGRGPDAAIYHVQVANVATLEANSPVLIDDVVVGSVRKMTVDNWHADVEISVKPDVAVPGNAVATVGQTSLLGSMHLALNPPLGEKPDGRLQPGATIPLSDSSTYPSTERTLSSLATVVNGGGLGQIGDIIHNFNTALSGREPQIRELLTRLDNFVGVLDTQRDNIIASIDQLNRVAGTFAGQREDINRALRDIPPALEVLIKERPRLTTALTKLGQFGDTAADLVNTAGDDLVKDLENLGPVLGALADIGPDLNLALLWATAFPYGPTFADRITRGDYINLFATFDLTYPRLKKTLLLGTRWGDENARLIPAPGDPYFLNYSYNPMTLGVAPPPATAPPTDGPPSGTAPAAPIQAATGPLLPVAPPPPAAPWLPQPAAISPSQIFAGPYGPEAPAAAQPTPGGGG
- a CDS encoding VOC family protein codes for the protein MMLPGPIRQIGYVVTDIDRAIASWLQLGVGPWFVMRDLTLTAQYRGHPCEVTQSLALSNSGELQIELIQQQSTGPSVFTEFLNSKGEGFHQFAYWADDFDATLAALTQAGWAVVWRGGEDVGTRFAYVEPPAGTAPVAQVIEIMELTEITRGMADFVRDAAANWDGTDPVRVLGG